One part of the Marinobacterium rhizophilum genome encodes these proteins:
- the phaC gene encoding class III poly(R)-hydroxyalkanoic acid synthase subunit PhaC: MNGIDLDGDRVRDEVQAHHRALIDSCETLAGIRSVEVGTSPCDVIYTQDKLRLLHYVTEQPDDPETRSSRDATACRTPLLICYALVNRPYVVDLDKRRSLVRKLLALGIDLYLLDWGYPDADDSHLDLDDYINDYLNTCVDQVRLHSDQDQINLLGICQGGTFSLCYSALYPHKIKNLITLVTPVDFKTPDNLLSHLAQQVDVDLAVDTYGNIPGSMLNDAYKALMPMRLGIQKQLHMPTQLQDRSKALNFLRMEKWIHDSPDQAAEAFRQFIRDFFQHNKLIQGQIMLGGRSVRLENIHQPVLNIYGEQDHLVPPSASTPLAQHISSTDYEALPVAAGHIGIFVGKRAQNLLAPHIAQWLRQRDD, encoded by the coding sequence ATGAACGGAATCGATCTGGACGGCGACCGCGTTCGCGACGAAGTACAGGCTCATCACCGCGCTCTTATCGACAGCTGCGAAACCCTGGCCGGGATTCGCAGCGTCGAGGTCGGCACATCCCCGTGCGACGTGATCTACACCCAGGACAAGCTCAGGCTGCTGCACTACGTTACCGAACAGCCAGACGACCCCGAGACCCGGAGTTCAAGGGATGCAACGGCATGCCGAACACCCTTGCTGATCTGCTATGCACTGGTCAATCGCCCCTACGTGGTTGACCTCGACAAGCGTCGCTCACTGGTCCGCAAGCTGCTGGCCCTGGGCATTGACCTCTACCTGCTCGACTGGGGCTACCCGGATGCCGACGACAGCCACCTGGACCTGGACGACTACATAAACGACTACCTGAACACCTGTGTCGACCAGGTACGCCTGCACAGTGACCAGGATCAGATCAACCTGCTGGGCATCTGCCAGGGCGGCACCTTCAGCCTGTGTTATAGCGCGCTCTATCCCCACAAGATCAAGAACCTGATCACCCTCGTCACCCCGGTGGATTTCAAGACACCGGACAACCTGCTCAGCCACCTGGCGCAACAGGTCGATGTCGACCTCGCCGTGGACACCTACGGCAACATCCCCGGCAGCATGCTGAACGACGCCTACAAGGCCCTGATGCCCATGCGCCTTGGCATTCAAAAACAGCTGCACATGCCCACCCAGCTGCAAGACCGCAGCAAGGCGCTGAATTTTCTGCGCATGGAAAAATGGATACACGACAGCCCGGACCAGGCCGCAGAGGCCTTCAGGCAATTCATTCGGGATTTCTTTCAGCACAACAAGCTGATCCAGGGACAGATCATGCTTGGCGGGCGCAGCGTCAGGCTGGAGAACATTCACCAGCCCGTCCTCAACATCTACGGCGAACAGGACCACCTGGTACCGCCGTCGGCGTCAACACCGCTGGCGCAGCACATCTCCAGCACGGATTATGAAGCCCTGCCCGTTGCCGCCGGCCATATCGGCATTTTCGTCGGCAAGCGCGCCCAAAACCTGCTGGCACCCCATATCGCACAATGGCTGCGTCAGCGTGACGACTAG
- a CDS encoding poly(R)-hydroxyalkanoic acid synthase subunit PhaE, which yields MTDDFRTLMDQWLERQQAWWAQLCAAQPSAQKVWDSLLDATAKPQGVEPQHRILAQLAGQILVLNQHGEPFFKALQTPDAGAALAEIIQRWLQLLQQQAGNDATASWALPESLRTLLQAAGLTEAELLDGAALDTLSRLFSTAGIAPEQARTQAREAMQLLLDYQQALQQYLDQIGAVSRQAASALTTTLQGNATAVTSLGALHDLWVDHYEQAYRQHAFSDAFQTAHGRISNAHMRLQRFGLRLRDAQLQAAGLASHRQVQQLRRDAHLLRKQLRQLQQAQAETPDPQTSIAALRAELDALRGEIQQTTPRRKRKA from the coding sequence TTGACCGACGATTTTCGTACCCTGATGGACCAGTGGCTCGAGCGACAGCAAGCCTGGTGGGCACAGCTGTGCGCTGCACAACCGTCAGCGCAAAAGGTCTGGGACAGCCTGCTCGACGCCACGGCCAAGCCACAGGGCGTCGAACCGCAGCACCGCATTCTTGCCCAGCTCGCAGGCCAGATCCTTGTCCTGAACCAGCATGGCGAGCCGTTTTTCAAAGCCCTTCAGACACCTGACGCCGGTGCCGCCCTCGCGGAAATCATCCAGCGCTGGCTGCAACTTCTGCAACAGCAAGCCGGCAACGACGCGACCGCCTCCTGGGCGCTGCCGGAATCCCTTCGCACCCTGCTTCAGGCGGCGGGACTGACCGAAGCCGAGCTGCTCGATGGCGCGGCTCTGGACACCCTCAGCCGCCTGTTCAGCACCGCTGGCATAGCGCCCGAGCAGGCCCGCACCCAGGCACGGGAAGCCATGCAACTGCTGCTTGATTACCAGCAGGCACTGCAGCAATATCTCGACCAGATTGGTGCCGTGAGTCGGCAGGCCGCCAGCGCACTGACTACAACCCTGCAAGGTAACGCCACCGCCGTCACATCCCTTGGCGCATTGCACGACCTCTGGGTCGATCACTATGAACAGGCCTATCGGCAGCACGCCTTCAGCGATGCCTTTCAGACCGCCCATGGTCGCATTTCCAATGCCCACATGCGCCTGCAGCGCTTTGGCCTGCGCCTGCGCGATGCACAGTTGCAGGCGGCCGGCCTTGCCAGCCACCGGCAGGTGCAACAGTTGCGGCGCGACGCCCACCTGCTGCGCAAGCAATTGCGCCAGCTGCAACAGGCGCAGGCAGAGACACCCGACCCCCAGACCAGCATCGCCGCATTGCGGGCGGAGCTTGACGCCCTGCGCGGCGAGATCCAACAGACAACGCCCCGCAGGAAACGCAAAGCATGA
- the phaR gene encoding polyhydroxyalkanoate synthesis repressor PhaR: MRILRKYTNRRLYDTSKSCYVTLEDVKLLVLSGEAFQVQDSKTGNDLTRNILLQIISEQEAEGHGTLLTNQVLQQLIRFYGDSMQGMMSQYIEQSVGAFLEHQDRIREQMQNMMGVANPLTVMNRLADQNMAMWNMFKPGGRAPEDEAAPESDKPQPQTAGKSDK, from the coding sequence TTGCGAATATTAAGAAAGTACACCAACCGTCGACTGTACGATACGTCCAAGAGCTGTTACGTAACCCTCGAAGACGTCAAGCTGCTGGTCCTCAGTGGCGAGGCGTTTCAGGTGCAGGACTCCAAAACCGGTAACGATCTTACACGCAATATTCTGCTGCAAATCATCTCGGAGCAGGAAGCGGAAGGTCATGGTACCCTGCTGACCAATCAGGTGCTGCAGCAGCTGATCCGTTTTTACGGTGACAGCATGCAGGGCATGATGAGCCAGTATATCGAGCAGAGCGTCGGCGCCTTCCTCGAGCATCAGGACCGCATTCGCGAGCAGATGCAAAACATGATGGGCGTTGCCAATCCGCTGACCGTGATGAACCGGCTGGCGGATCAGAACATGGCGATGTGGAATATGTTCAAGCCCGGTGGCCGTGCGCCCGAGGATGAGGCGGCCCCCGAGTCCGACAAGCCACAGCCGCAAACGGCGGGCAAGTCCGACAAGTAG
- a CDS encoding LysR family transcriptional regulator — MDTNTLQAFVCVAQTGSFSQAANQLFLTQSAVSKRISLLEEQLATRLFDRIGRHISLTETGRALLPRANRILLEFDDTRRMIGNLSGEVQGPLSLAASHHISMHRLPPILKAFSQRYPAVTLQLKFDESERAFENILKGDLELALITLSPSPHSSIHSQVIWQDPLRYVVAKDHPLAGKPALSLQELTHFSAILPGSSTFTRQLVTEQFARHGLTLDVGMSTNYLDTIRMMVSIGLGWSLLPESVIDDELRVLELGEAPIVRQLGYIHHRDRTLSNAARQFVEMLHDPGQATSGSR; from the coding sequence ATGGACACAAACACGCTGCAAGCCTTCGTCTGCGTCGCACAGACAGGCTCATTCTCCCAGGCCGCGAACCAGCTGTTCCTGACCCAGTCCGCCGTCAGCAAGCGTATATCACTGCTGGAAGAGCAGCTTGCCACCCGCCTGTTCGATCGCATCGGCCGCCATATCAGCCTGACCGAAACCGGCCGTGCCCTGCTGCCGCGCGCCAACCGCATATTGCTGGAATTTGACGATACGCGACGCATGATCGGCAACCTGTCAGGAGAGGTTCAGGGGCCGCTGAGCCTCGCGGCCAGCCACCATATCAGCATGCACCGCCTGCCACCGATCCTCAAAGCCTTCAGCCAGCGCTATCCGGCGGTGACACTGCAGCTCAAGTTCGACGAATCGGAACGGGCCTTCGAGAACATTCTCAAGGGCGATCTGGAGCTGGCTCTGATTACCCTGTCGCCCAGCCCGCACAGCAGCATTCACTCACAGGTCATCTGGCAGGACCCGCTGCGCTACGTCGTGGCCAAAGACCACCCGCTGGCCGGCAAACCCGCGCTTTCGCTACAGGAACTGACACACTTTAGCGCCATACTGCCCGGCAGCAGCACCTTTACCCGGCAGCTGGTCACCGAGCAGTTTGCCCGGCACGGGCTCACCCTGGACGTCGGCATGTCCACCAACTACCTGGATACGATTCGCATGATGGTCAGCATCGGTCTGGGCTGGAGCCTGCTACCCGAGTCGGTGATTGACGACGAACTCAGGGTACTGGAACTGGGAGAGGCACCCATCGTGCGACAGCTGGGTTACATCCACCACCGCGACCGCACCCTGTCCAATGCCGCGCGCCAGTTCGTGGAAATGCTGCATGACCCGGGCCAAGCGACAAGCGGATCCCGCTGA
- a CDS encoding MFS transporter — MSEPIPYRRLSGFYFFYFALLGSIVPYWPLYLKSLEFDARTIGMLMAIVQASRIVAPNIWGWAADRTGRRIEIVRFGSGMTALVFLAIFWQDSAAGIAWVMLAFSFFWNAVLPQFEVITLRHLGAQRARYSQLRLWGSVGFVLTVVVLGWALDVIGVNWLPWIMLGLMLLIWCTSLLVRAPAVSAREGEAGGSFLSALHCPQVMAFYAIVFLVQFSHGPYYTFYSLLLESLGYSRGVIGLLWALGVVAEILVFAVMHRLIGRFGVRQLMLISLWLCVLRWLLIAWVPDCLPLMLLAQVLHAATFGCLHALGIALVQQYFSEHSQGQGQALFSSFGFGAGGASGALMAGLLWEAQGSGVAFMTAAAASAVAILLAMVWIRPEKLQQNER, encoded by the coding sequence ATGTCCGAGCCCATTCCCTACCGGCGTTTGTCCGGCTTCTATTTTTTCTATTTTGCGCTCCTCGGCAGCATAGTGCCGTACTGGCCGCTCTATCTGAAAAGCCTTGAGTTTGATGCCCGTACCATCGGCATGTTGATGGCCATCGTGCAGGCATCGCGCATTGTGGCGCCCAATATCTGGGGCTGGGCGGCGGATCGAACCGGCCGGCGTATCGAAATTGTGCGCTTTGGCAGTGGCATGACCGCGCTGGTGTTCCTGGCGATCTTCTGGCAGGACAGCGCTGCGGGCATCGCCTGGGTCATGCTGGCGTTCTCGTTTTTCTGGAATGCGGTGCTGCCGCAGTTCGAAGTCATTACGCTGCGTCATCTGGGCGCCCAGCGTGCCCGTTACAGCCAGTTGCGGCTCTGGGGGTCGGTGGGCTTCGTGTTGACCGTGGTGGTGCTGGGCTGGGCGCTGGATGTGATTGGCGTTAATTGGCTGCCCTGGATCATGCTGGGACTGATGCTGCTGATCTGGTGCACGAGTCTGCTGGTTCGGGCGCCGGCAGTCAGCGCCCGCGAAGGCGAGGCGGGGGGCAGTTTTCTGAGTGCCCTGCATTGCCCGCAGGTGATGGCGTTTTATGCCATTGTTTTTCTGGTGCAGTTTTCCCACGGGCCCTATTACACCTTCTACAGCCTGTTGCTCGAGAGCCTGGGATACAGCCGGGGGGTGATCGGGTTGCTCTGGGCGCTGGGGGTCGTCGCCGAGATTCTGGTGTTCGCTGTGATGCACCGGCTGATCGGTCGCTTCGGCGTACGCCAGTTGATGCTGATCAGTCTCTGGCTGTGCGTGCTGCGCTGGCTGCTGATCGCCTGGGTGCCGGACTGTCTGCCCTTGATGCTGCTGGCTCAGGTGCTCCATGCGGCGACCTTTGGCTGTCTGCATGCACTGGGTATTGCGCTGGTACAGCAGTATTTTTCCGAGCACTCCCAGGGGCAGGGGCAGGCGCTGTTTTCGAGTTTCGGGTTTGGCGCCGGCGGCGCCAGTGGGGCCCTGATGGCGGGTTTGCTGTGGGAGGCCCAGGGCTCCGGGGTTGCTTTCATGACCGCGGCTGCAGCAAGCGCCGTTGCGATTTTGCTGGCAATGGTCTGGATTCGTCCGGAAAAACTGCAGCAAAATGAGCGTTAG
- the speE gene encoding polyamine aminopropyltransferase, translating into MTSNYAEKLYDGYGQSFEIDEVLFEQQTDSWHLIIFRNKKFGTVMALDGIIQTTEKDEFVYHEMLTHVPLFAHGAAKRVLIIGGGDGGILREVLKHQEVEHVTQVEIDQAVIDMCKTYLPNHSQGAFDDARANIVIADGIEFVQQTDEKFDVIISDCTDPVGPGEVLFSSAFYEGCKRCLNDGGVFVAQNGVAYMQVEEVLTTRRRLSPYFKDQTFYCAAVPTYIGGNMTLAWGSDNAALPTQSRELIEQRFAASGIRTRYYNPAMHCGSFALPQFVVDALKDA; encoded by the coding sequence ATGACTTCGAACTACGCCGAAAAACTGTATGACGGCTATGGCCAGAGCTTTGAGATCGACGAAGTGCTGTTCGAGCAGCAAACCGACTCCTGGCACCTGATCATCTTTCGCAACAAGAAATTCGGAACCGTGATGGCGCTGGACGGCATCATTCAGACCACCGAGAAGGACGAGTTCGTCTACCACGAGATGCTGACCCATGTGCCGCTGTTTGCCCATGGCGCGGCCAAGCGCGTGCTGATTATCGGCGGCGGTGATGGCGGCATCCTGCGTGAAGTGCTGAAACACCAGGAGGTCGAGCATGTGACCCAGGTCGAAATCGACCAGGCCGTAATCGACATGTGCAAGACGTACCTGCCGAACCACTCCCAGGGCGCCTTCGATGATGCGCGCGCCAATATCGTGATTGCCGACGGTATCGAGTTCGTGCAGCAGACCGACGAGAAGTTCGATGTCATCATTTCCGATTGCACCGATCCTGTTGGCCCCGGTGAAGTGCTGTTCTCCAGCGCCTTTTACGAAGGCTGCAAGCGCTGCCTGAATGACGGTGGCGTTTTTGTGGCCCAAAACGGCGTGGCCTACATGCAGGTGGAAGAAGTGCTGACGACCCGTCGTCGCCTGAGCCCTTACTTCAAGGACCAGACCTTCTACTGTGCCGCGGTGCCGACCTATATCGGCGGTAACATGACCCTGGCCTGGGGCTCGGATAATGCCGCATTGCCAACCCAGTCACGGGAACTGATTGAGCAGCGTTTTGCCGCATCCGGCATCAGGACCCGCTACTACAACCCGGCGATGCATTGCGGCAGTTTCGCATTGCCGCAGTTCGTGGTTGATGCCCTCAAGGACGCCTGA
- the leuC gene encoding 3-isopropylmalate dehydratase large subunit, which translates to MAGKTLYDKLWQDHLVRQNDDGSALIYIDRHLLHEVTSPQAFEGLRIANRKPWRIDANLATPDHNVPTTDRSSGVQGISDPVSRIQVQTLDDNCESFGITEFKMNDLRQGIVHVVGPEQGATLPGMTVVCGDSHTSTHGAFATLAHGIGTSEVEHVLATQCLITKKMNNMLVRIDGDLGVGVTAKDVILHVIGVIGTAGGTGYAIEFGGTAMRSISMEGRMTICNMAIEAGARVGLVACDEVTVEYVKGRPYSPRGDNWDLAVEAWKDLVSDADAQFDAVVAINAADIEPQVTWGTSPEMVTGVSGKVPNPAAETDAVKREGYSRALQYMGLQADQDITAITLDRVFIGSCTNSRIEDLREAAAVVKGRKVASTLKQALVVPGSGLVKAQAEAEGLDQIFIDAGIEWREPGCSMCLAMNPDKLGAGEHCASTSNRNFEGRQGFGGRTHLVSPAMAAAAAIAGHFVDVREFVKH; encoded by the coding sequence ATGGCCGGTAAAACGCTGTATGACAAGCTGTGGCAAGACCACCTTGTGCGCCAGAACGATGATGGCAGTGCCCTTATCTATATAGATCGGCACCTGCTGCACGAAGTGACCTCGCCCCAGGCGTTTGAAGGCCTGCGTATCGCCAATCGCAAGCCCTGGCGCATCGATGCCAACCTCGCCACGCCTGATCACAACGTGCCGACGACCGACCGCTCCAGCGGCGTACAGGGTATCAGTGATCCTGTGTCCCGTATCCAGGTACAGACGCTGGATGACAACTGTGAGTCCTTCGGCATTACCGAATTCAAGATGAACGATCTGCGCCAGGGTATCGTGCACGTTGTTGGCCCGGAGCAGGGCGCAACCCTGCCGGGCATGACGGTCGTCTGTGGCGATTCCCATACCTCGACCCACGGCGCCTTCGCCACCCTGGCACACGGCATCGGCACCTCCGAAGTTGAACACGTGCTGGCGACCCAGTGCCTGATCACCAAGAAAATGAACAACATGCTGGTGCGCATCGACGGTGATCTGGGCGTCGGTGTCACCGCCAAGGATGTCATCCTGCATGTTATCGGTGTTATCGGCACGGCCGGTGGTACCGGTTATGCGATCGAGTTTGGCGGCACCGCCATGCGCAGCATATCGATGGAAGGGCGCATGACGATCTGCAATATGGCGATCGAGGCGGGCGCACGTGTCGGCCTGGTGGCCTGTGATGAGGTCACTGTTGAGTACGTCAAGGGGCGGCCCTATTCGCCCAGGGGTGATAACTGGGATCTGGCGGTCGAGGCCTGGAAGGACCTGGTCTCCGATGCCGATGCGCAGTTTGATGCCGTGGTCGCCATCAATGCCGCTGATATCGAGCCGCAGGTCACCTGGGGTACGTCGCCTGAGATGGTCACCGGTGTCAGTGGCAAGGTGCCCAATCCCGCCGCTGAGACCGACGCCGTCAAGCGTGAAGGCTACAGCCGTGCGCTGCAGTACATGGGGCTGCAGGCGGATCAGGACATCACCGCCATTACGCTGGATCGGGTGTTTATCGGTTCGTGCACCAATTCGCGTATCGAAGACCTGCGTGAAGCTGCCGCAGTGGTTAAAGGCCGCAAGGTTGCCAGCACCCTTAAGCAGGCGCTGGTGGTGCCGGGCTCGGGCCTGGTGAAGGCGCAGGCCGAGGCCGAAGGTCTGGATCAGATCTTTATCGATGCCGGTATCGAGTGGCGCGAGCCGGGCTGCTCCATGTGTCTGGCCATGAACCCGGACAAGCTGGGCGCCGGCGAGCACTGCGCGTCCACATCGAACCGCAACTTCGAAGGTCGTCAGGGCTTTGGTGGACGCACGCACCTGGTGAGCCCGGCCATGGCCGCCGCTGCGGCGATCGCCGGTCATTTTGTCGACGTGCGCGAGTTCGTCAAACACTAA
- a CDS encoding DUF6489 family protein has protein sequence MKFKIDVDMTPDEMRRVLGLPDIAGFQEEMLDQIRERMAAGADGYDPLTLFKPYMTGGLGSMEALQQMMLKMMTNYKGTSKEAGKASD, from the coding sequence ATGAAGTTCAAAATCGATGTGGACATGACGCCCGATGAAATGCGCCGGGTGCTGGGTCTGCCGGACATCGCGGGCTTTCAGGAAGAAATGCTGGACCAGATTCGCGAGCGCATGGCGGCGGGGGCGGACGGTTATGATCCGCTAACGCTGTTCAAGCCTTACATGACCGGAGGTCTGGGTTCGATGGAAGCGCTGCAGCAGATGATGCTGAAGATGATGACTAATTATAAGGGAACGTCAAAGGAAGCCGGGAAGGCTTCCGATTGA